From a region of the Streptomyces caniferus genome:
- a CDS encoding TetR/AcrR family transcriptional regulator encodes MAGDEDKRSVFGDQAGSVELLWGGRERPSRGPKPALSLERITRTAVSLADAGGLAAVSMQRVAAELDFTKMSLYRYVPGKSELVALMIDTAMGEPPGAAAPDGSGQDGRDGRDGWRAALWAWAEALAAVYARHPWLLEAAVGPRVMGPHELGWTERALAALAHTGLTGGEQLDAVVVVHGHIRTLAQVSASMGLGSARAKGPEGVMSAALNELLAGRADRFPAVAAAVADTGGASRDQAWEFGLERILDGLEAYMGRARGRT; translated from the coding sequence ATGGCGGGAGACGAGGACAAGCGCAGCGTGTTCGGGGACCAGGCGGGCAGCGTCGAGCTGCTGTGGGGCGGGCGGGAACGGCCCAGCCGGGGCCCCAAGCCGGCACTGAGCCTGGAGCGGATCACGCGTACGGCCGTTTCCCTCGCCGACGCCGGCGGGCTCGCGGCGGTCTCCATGCAACGGGTCGCGGCCGAACTGGACTTCACCAAGATGTCCTTGTACCGCTATGTGCCGGGGAAGAGCGAGCTGGTCGCGCTGATGATCGACACGGCGATGGGCGAGCCGCCGGGCGCGGCCGCACCCGACGGCTCCGGCCAGGACGGCCGCGACGGCCGCGACGGCTGGCGGGCGGCGCTGTGGGCGTGGGCCGAGGCGCTCGCGGCGGTCTACGCCCGCCACCCCTGGCTGCTGGAGGCGGCCGTCGGCCCCCGCGTCATGGGCCCGCACGAACTCGGCTGGACCGAGCGCGCCCTCGCCGCGCTCGCGCATACCGGCCTGACCGGCGGCGAGCAGCTCGACGCCGTGGTCGTGGTGCACGGCCATATCCGCACCCTCGCCCAGGTGTCGGCGTCGATGGGGCTGGGCAGCGCGCGGGCCAAGGGGCCGGAAGGGGTCATGAGCGCGGCGCTGAACGAGCTGCTCGCCGGCCGCGCCGACCGCTTTCCCGCGGTCGCCGCGGCCGTCGCCGACACCGGCGGTGCCTCCCGCGACCAGGCCTGGGAGTTCGGCCTGGAGCGGATCCTGGACGGTCTGGAGGCCTATATGGGCAGGGCGCGGGGCCGGACCTAG
- a CDS encoding alpha/beta fold hydrolase yields MPQSAKTPPTPPTSPAAPAPQPPAGPLPEATHRTVEVPGGRIHLVEQGSGPLVLMVHGFPESWYSWRHQLPALAAAGYRAVAIDVRGYGRSAKPRDVAAYRMLAHVADNAAVVRALGEESAVIVGHDWGSPIAANTALLRPDVFTAVALLSVPYAPRGGIRPTEAFARLGGPGEFYINYFQEPGRAEAEIDPDVRGWIAGFYAAASGEAKSASDGDHVGGFSVLPGGKLSDRFPELPLPLPWLTEADLDFYAGEFERTGLTGGLNRYRNVDRDWDDLAAWDGAVLRQPSLFIGGEHDAPTNWMADAIKAFPHTLPGLTGSHILDGCGHWVQQERPEEVNHLLLDWLGSLPASAARTAS; encoded by the coding sequence ATGCCGCAGTCCGCCAAGACGCCGCCCACGCCGCCCACTTCCCCGGCCGCCCCGGCCCCGCAGCCGCCGGCCGGCCCGCTGCCGGAGGCGACCCACCGCACGGTCGAGGTCCCCGGCGGCCGCATCCACCTGGTGGAGCAGGGCAGCGGGCCCCTCGTCCTGATGGTCCACGGCTTCCCCGAGTCCTGGTACTCCTGGCGCCACCAGCTCCCCGCGCTCGCCGCGGCGGGCTACCGGGCGGTCGCGATCGACGTACGGGGCTACGGGCGTTCCGCGAAGCCCCGTGACGTGGCGGCCTACCGGATGCTGGCCCATGTCGCCGACAACGCCGCGGTGGTGCGCGCCCTCGGCGAGGAGAGCGCGGTCATCGTGGGTCACGACTGGGGCTCGCCCATCGCCGCCAACACGGCGCTGCTGCGGCCCGACGTCTTCACCGCCGTGGCGCTGCTGAGCGTTCCGTACGCCCCCCGTGGCGGCATCCGGCCCACCGAGGCCTTCGCGCGGCTCGGCGGTCCGGGCGAGTTCTACATCAACTACTTCCAGGAGCCGGGCCGGGCGGAGGCGGAGATCGACCCCGATGTCCGCGGCTGGATCGCGGGGTTCTACGCCGCGGCCTCGGGCGAGGCCAAGTCCGCGTCCGACGGGGACCACGTCGGAGGCTTCTCGGTGCTCCCGGGCGGAAAGCTCTCCGACCGCTTCCCCGAGCTCCCCTTGCCGCTGCCCTGGCTCACCGAGGCCGATCTCGACTTCTACGCGGGCGAGTTCGAGCGCACCGGCCTGACCGGCGGGCTCAACCGCTACCGCAACGTCGACCGGGACTGGGACGACCTCGCGGCCTGGGACGGGGCCGTCCTCCGCCAGCCGTCGCTCTTCATCGGCGGGGAACACGACGCCCCCACCAACTGGATGGCCGACGCCATCAAGGCGTTCCCGCACACCCTCCCCGGCCTGACCGGCTCCCACATCCTCGACGGCTGCGGCCACTGGGTCCAGCAGGAACGCCCCGAGGAGGTCAACCACCTCCTCCTCGACTGGCTGGGCTCGCTGCCCGCGTCCGCCGCGCGGACAGCCTCCTAG